GGCATGTTGAAAACCAACGGCAGATGTGGAGGAAGAGCCGGGAGGTCTCCATACGTTGTTatggggactgtgaaggatggtaCATGGGGTTTAGACGCAGCAGATGTTTGACAGGTTAAGCTATATCATTGATCAGACAGACATTGGGAATGTGACGATGGCGGAAGGAATAAATTGACTGCAAATAAGTCATGAAGATATAATACGTGATGCGAGGTTACTTAATCGCCATTCACATACGCTTCTGACTTTTAGTTACTTGTGTCAGCGCTGTCTTATATTGTCACTGGCGAGGTGCAGTAGTGTGAAAGTTCCGGCAACCTCCATGACTACTGCAGGGAGGGCGCTGGTCGTTTTTAGGCGATCCTATGGGAGAATAATCTTCGGTCCTGACGTCGTATCCATAGGGGCTGTCTCACTGGATATATAGCTTGTTTCTATGCATGGCGCAACTTTAGTGACTTCCAAACACGTCTGATGCCGCTTATCTCCGAAAAAACAATGTCGTTTTGAAATTCAGCCTGTTTCCCCAAAAGGTGGTAGTGGGGGACAGTTGGACTCTCTCCTCATAGACCAGATATTGTttgctgatcctgtcagtccgcgGGATCCAAGTCATGTAGAGTTGTGTCTGCTGTTTGGAatgtacatttatttaaaaaaaaaaaaaattgtctttctcTGGGACTgtaacattgatggcttatcctctgCATAGGCCTTTAATGTTTGATCAGTCGGGATCTGACCTCTGGGGTCGCTGCCAATCCACAATATACCATCAATGaagtcccggagaacccctttaatcaaaGGTGAAGCATAGAAAGGGGGAATGTGCCCACAGGCAGGACTGACCTGGAGCATATTGTATCTCATTCTGTACAACTGCCAGGCCCGCTGCCATGAATATTACCTGCAGTTTATATACCAGGCTGGCAATCTGTATAATTATGGGTACATTCAGGCAGCGTTATCTAGGACCGTGTACATGCCATATGCCCGGTTCTCCAGTCTTTGTATATATAGATGTCACTGGATCCTCATGTAATCTTAGTGACTCATGTCCTGTAATTCCGCATTTTCTTGCCGTCTGTCACTTGTATATAATTGTCATGTCGTTTACACAGCCATCGGGAAGCTCTAACTTTCCCAGtacctgcatatatatatatatatatatatatatatatatttttattttatttttttattttttttaataaaattgtgtattggtgtgattggtgcaactttgtaattatgttttatttccaattatttttactttgagatacagctgctttgtattctatatacagagcagctgtatagtgcaCGGAGACatcaatctgtcaggtcagcggcactgactggttcaagacccgcggcactgactggttcagcgTCAGCGGGATACACGGAGCATCGAGCTCTAATCGATCACATCCACGTTCAtaattagatgtgatcaataacaggtggatcctgtgtgtcggacacgcacaggacccgctgtcacagaatcagtcagtcccgctgagctgactgatacaggtttcagcgatcgatacagctgctctgtatacaggatacaaagcagctgtatctcaaaaaagttaaatattttttttaataaaatggaattacaaagttgcacggaTCACACTGatacaaaaaatattgttttcaATTGTGTGCATAAGTAGTGGAGATCAGTGGTGGGGTTATTGGATACAGCTACTTATCACCGGCTCTAGAGATGACTCATGACCTGAGAAGGAGCTGGGTTAAGATTGCCGCTTGGTGGCAGTGACAGGTAGTTGAGATTTGTAGCTGAGAAATGTACAATTGTAGTGCAATATTTTGAAAGGGTAactagactttaaaaaaaaaatgttgacatgtcagaagatttgattggtgggggtttgagcacggagaccgatcgctaaaacaaagcagcagaaacgCTTGGGTGAAtgatgtgccgcttcgtttctgatcgtctgtcctcggaaagctgagcgagcggtttatggactcatagactttctattgagcacgTACACCACTACGAGGAAAGCCGATCGGAAACGAGGAGGACAGCGGTTCTATTTTCTACAGCTGCCGTGTTTTTGGCATCCataaaaaatgttcatttttaaaTAAGAATTGTCATTCCTTGGTGACCACCACAGCCCGGATTAGGGCGCACGTTTTATTCTGCTCTGATGGTTGACAACTGCGAACATGCTGCGTTTATTGTGCTACCCGTCTAAATCACGGTTATTTGTATTGTTCCAGAGTTTTCAGGATGAGGGGGAGGAGCAACGAGAGGAAACGGTGCGACTCCTTTGTGAACAGCTTGTTTGAAGAAGCAGGAGACGCAGGCGTCATTAACGCTTCACCGGAAGATGAGGTATGTTATGTcattgtagggatgtcacgatactagaatttggacttcgataccgataccttgtttagtattgcgatttcaataccaattcgatactttgtcaacaataataaaaatatttaaaaaaaatccattttctgatgtgaggcgcgaggtgtgatgatgaatttaacctccacgtgcctcccattaatagtaattaaccctatcatgtgtctcagtcataatgggttaatatgtaaggtacatgatggggttaattactattaatctgaggcacatggagggtaaattcatcatcgcacctcgagccccacaataagtgatagaaagccgtttttattttatttttttacagcgtacacatcataaatgatgaaaaaattgttgtgcaggttattacggccgcgccaatactgaatatgtgtattttatgtattgagacttatacacacattttttacaataaacattaaaatatttttatttaacattactttgtttttactttattttttaaactttaatgtactggcatatatctatatactgatagtaatgtaccggtatatatctatattacagtacattagctgatactgatagtacacaggcagttgttagggcgtacttaggtatgtcctaacaggaaatatggtaggacagcccaggggtccttcaatggaccctgggctgtctccccatatatggtatatccctcaatcgcgtcacaggaattccctgtgacgcgatccaaggggcatccccccttctcattttcccctgaatgctgtgatcgcagcattcacggcaaTAACGGAGGAgattagaggtttctctgatctccgccagcgggactgcggctgtgtaatacagccattgccccgctcctgacaggaagtgcgtgcgcggtcagcatgaggtgatgtggccggcgctgcactaatgagtggcggttcaggcactgaggacagaacatggggtgtTTTGcggtgcgcccaccatgttctttctccagtgccgccgctcattagtgcagcgccggccgcatcgcatcatcctgaccccgcgcacttgttatcaggactcaggagcggggcaatgactgtatcacacatccgcagccccgctctcatacattcatgtgttactatactgagctgtgcggccgcacagccaagtatcgaaatatatgaaataatggtatcgaacagtttggggatgcagagtatcaaaacagtatcgaagtttctatGCATCGTGCATCTCTAGGTCATTGTGGGGATATGTCTGCCGCTTATTAGCTGTAATGTATACTGGGATTTTTCTCGCTTTTTCTTGCACAGAGCACTACCTAGAATGGTGACTATTTCTTTAAAAATACACGTCTTCAAAACGTATTACTGTGGATTGCCCATTAGGTCCGCACATAAATTATAGCCCTATTGTAAATCAATATAGCTAATCCGTGTCAATGACGAGCCTTTTGTAgattgtaaaatatataatataccccattcacatgtattgctGGCAGAATGTTCGTGGTTTCGGTCAGTGTTTAGACTCCGAATCCATGCCTAAATCTCGACAGAATCCTgaaagtgtgaacatggcctactgGGGTATTTGTTTACTTAACTTGGTGGTTTTTCTCTTTTCAGGCAGAGGTTATCATCAAGATGTGGAAGAATGGGTTTACAATCAATGACGGCCAGCTCAGGGACTATACAGATGCTGCAAATCGTCAATTCATGGACTCCATGAGGAAAGGGTAAGTGCAgcctaatacagtgctcagagatCAGACCTTGCATAGTGGTGTCCAGTCGTGCCGCGTAACGCCTAACCGGCTCCTCCAGGCGTATGTAAATAAAGCCTAATCCATATACAGTGACTTTCTTGATCCGGCATCCGATAAAGGATAGtttgataatctggcacttgTTTCCAGCACACAACTGCAGTATTAGGTTTGATTTCTTCAGGCCAGAAGCAGAAGACTGAGCAAAAATAACCAATCAGGAAAATTATTAGAAAACAAAGTTCTAGTatgagttttggaacattttcggAGAAACTCCGCAGTAAGAAGAGAAGGCAGGAGAGATCTTGAACAGTGGGTTATTGATTTGTGGTGACATGAGATCACATCGTCCATACACTGCTGTACATATATCGTTACATTGGGCTCCATGGATTATGTAATATGCTATACACATTTTATGTCTTTGGTTTGTTACCTTGGCGTCACACAAGGTGAATTGATGTCTTATATTCTTCTTTTATCAGGGAGCTCCCACCAGAGTTGCACAAGACCTTCGCAAAGAAAGAATTGTCAGTTAATGTTGAAGACAGAAAAAGTGAACATTACTTTATAAGAAAGAAGCATGTGGACCCGTTCTCCGGAGAGGGTCACCGCCTGGGAAGGTGAGGATTGTACAAGGCCCTGTGTACTTCTGTCTATGGGGATCGTTCATAGTGCACATGACTGCTGTGACTTTATCATCCATGGTGGTTAGACATTAAAGGGCTTGTCACAAGCGTAAATATTATCCTCTAACCACTACATAGGTGATAACCTGCCGCTCGGTGGGGGACCGACCACTCATGAGATTGGGGGTCCCGTTCCTCCGAATCAATGAAGCTGCAGTTTGAGCATATGCACTGCTGCTCCATCCACTAACTGGGACTGTCAGTGATGGAGTACAGTGCTCGACTATTTCCTGAAGTGCCATAGAGAATGGAGGAGCTGGGCGCATGctcgacctgccgctccattcattcgaaGAAATGggacctccattctcatgatcggtggaggtGCCACGGTTGGACCTTCGCCGATCAGCgtgttatcacctattctgtggctaGGATAGAACATATGATCTtggaacaacctctttaaagaggctctgtcaccacattataagtggcctatcatgtacatgatgtgatcggcgctgtaatgtagattacagcagtgttttttttagaaaaacgatcatttttgacgccgTTATGAAcgcttttagctttattctaatgagttgcttaatggacaactgggcgtgttttactttttgacctagTGGGCATTATGgagagaagtctatgacgctgaccaatcagtgaccaatccgcgtcatacacttctccccattcatttacacagcacatagctatatcgctatgtgcagacacacacacacacacacacacacacacacactataacgttactgcagtgtcctgacaatgaatatacattacctccagccaggacgtcatgtctagtcacaatcctgacacttctgtagcgtctctgatatttacagcaaggcaagcgtaatctcgttttaaatgacaggttacatcgtaaatatcagacgctacagaagtgacaggattctgaatagacatgatgtcctggctggaggtaatgaatattcattgtcaggacactgcagtaacgttatagtgtgtttgtggctgcacatagagatatagatatatcgctatctgcagtgtaaatgaatggagagaagtgtatgacgctgattggtcactgattggtcagcgtcatacacttctctccacaacgcccacttggtcaaaaagtaaaacactcccagttgtccattaagaaactcattagcataaatctaaaatgagtcataactccgtcaaaaataatcgtttttctaaataaaaaacactgctgtaatctacattacagcgccgatcccatcatgtacaagataggccacttataatgtggtgacagagcctctttaaggaggtcATATGTGTGTTTAGGACATGGGCAGATGTACTTCTAATGATTTAACCGCATCCATGGTTTCTTGCACGGTCACATGACCACAATTTATCTCCGGCCATAATGTTTTGTATTTGGAAGTTTGTTCAGAATTTTGTGGTTTTTAATTTTctggtcatttttttattttttttaaaatcctttaAAAACGTATTACTTTACTGTAGGGTTGACTTTATCCTATGTTATGTACATCTAGGCAAACATGGACTAGGGAAGCCCTATTAACCTGTTATAACTCCTGACACTACTGTAATTGGCGCAGTCGTGTCACTGTATTAGATCAGCGGGTCAATCAATATTTAATTGTCTTATCGGTGCATAAAGTGATATCATAGAGAAGTCTGGAAAGAAAGTGAATCTATTCTGAGGTCTTTACTTTTCTTCTCTCAGTGCAACCCCAAAAGTCATTACCAAAGCAAATGGTTTGGAGGATGGAGGTGAACAAAGTCTCCCGAGTGTTGAGCTGAAGGCTGGGGAGCCTCTGACCAACGTCAAGATCTGGCTCGCTGATGGCAAGAGGATCGTTCAGAAATGTAACACTACACACAGGTAATCCAGAACTGCAGTtttattacgtgtgtgtgtgtgtgtgtgtgtgtgtgtgtgtgtgtgtgtgtgtgtgtgtgtgtgtgacatcaactgcccatgaataGGCGGTGTTACATACTAAAGGGAATTTTTAATACAAGACCTCACCCTGAAGATGTGTACATGCAATTTaattaatattacatttaaagTAAAGCTCTAACTTTGGCTGTGTTCCAGAGGTAGGACCTTCACATGTCGGGAGAAAGTGGTTCCTCCTAACCGCCGTTTCACGTGACAAGGTGGCCACATCCAGGTGGAGACTTGGTATATACTTATTTATTGCATacccccagctctgggacccgcacctattcaCTTAATTTCCACTCACTCCTACAAGAGTTTAGGAAACAGCGCAGCAAAATGTGCTTGGCTGTTTCTAGGAAAAACCTGACCACCTCATCAGTGGCTGGAGCCCAACGGCAGAAGATAGGACTGGGTCCTATAGAGATAGGTGcgcgtcccacctctaggacctgcaTATAGCGGTGTCagtgcgtaaaactacacagcgtataCACCCTGGTTGCCGCTAGGAATTCCATCCGAAAAGCCACGCCAAATTGTGTTGCGGTTTTTCAGGCCCCATGTtagctgcggaaatcctgcagcagtaaaaaaaaaaatgaataaacgtACACACCCATAGTCATGGCGACTTAACTCTCTCTCTATCTTCTGAGCATAGCCCAGCCTCCTGTGATGCTATagtccatgtgactgttgcagcagtcacatgggatggaacgtcatGCCAGGATGAATGGCTGCGCTCAGAAGAGGATCGCCTTGCTAGTACTACTGcaggggggtaagtatgagctttaTTTATTAGATTCAAATTAAatacaaatttattttgttttcatttgcgatttttgtggctgaATCGCAGCGTTTCCACGGGATAAGTCGCACTACATAggactttgttgcaggttttaccactCAAATGAATTCTATCGAGAAACCCTTCAACAGAAGatcagcgattccacagcataaattggcgTGCTGCggcatctaacttttttttttcttcttctggactagttttttttaattttatttttttccccctcgttgtggggatgagattttaaaTCGCTCCTACTCTGCTACTGtaatgaaatctgttgcggaaaatctgcagtgtttatgctacgtgttcctagccttaggccttattcacacaagtgtatttcacgtccgtgttacgcgcgttaacacAACGAATGTCAcgaacctatgcaattcaatggggccattcagtgtttttcatgtgtcttctgcgtgaaactcactgcatgtcctgttgtgtgttttttgcgcatcacgcatccattgaagtcaatgggtgcgtgaaaaaaatggacagcacacggacgtcatacatgtgctgtgcgtgattcacgcaacagttgctgaagaaatgatgagaaaaagccaCCGCCTtctgtttattttgctgacgtacgaAACGTGTGACATATGGATGACgtacgtgcgtaaaaaaaatgcgtacacggatgtcacacggaactgcaacgcaagaaaaacgctcTGTTTTTTTAAGCACGCAAAACTGACaccttcgtgtgaataaggtgttAATGAGTCCATCAGACCCACAGCGGTTTgcgtttttcccatttttctactGCTTTTTCTTTTGGGTCAAAAACACAGCGGCCAGATGTTACGTTAAAgtctagtaaaatatagaaaacactACATACAAAGCATTCATGCTGGACCGGGAGGAGATGACAGTAACGGGCTGTGATCTTTCTTCCGGCCCTCACTTGCAGATTCCCCCTCCCTTACACAAAACTGTGAAGTAAAACTTTTATCCCGCTACCTGATTTCCAACGAGCGTAGCACCGCCAATATTGTACCTAGATTGTGGTGCCGTTTTGAAAGCTAAGATTCTGGGCTTTAATATGAAACCATCTAAGTGCTATACCTTATATTCCGCAGTCGTTTAAAGTCATAACCTATTACATACGTCCTTGGCAATGAAAGGGTTCATGCCTTATTAAACCGGTTTTCCCACTAAGCAGATTCATCCCTTATCCAcacgataggtgataattgtgtgAACACCACtaggaccccccaccgatcagtagaacaggggtcccgacaGTCATTCCTAATCACTGGACGATCATAGGGAGGAgggtttgaatggagcagcggtcacccaggtgcgctgctgctccattcaatgtctatggaccCAATGGAAACAGCCCAGTTCAGCCCTCAGCGGTTTCCATCGGCACTGTAGACCTTGACTGGATTGGTGATAAATGTCCGTTGTGGGTAAACCCCTTTagagcttattcacacgaatggagaatacggccgtcacacggattagtgtatttcaatggggccatttacacggtcgttgtttcaacggaccctgtgaagggtccattgataaatagaacatgtcctattcttcagttttcacggatcccttgatagactcaagtctatggggatctgtaaAAAACTGGTACAACTCTGATGTGAAAAACAGCAGATTTTTAAGTCAGAGTTTGTGCTAGTTCGAGTGAAtctggacttaaaggggttttccccacgagggacatttgacctatccacaggataggtcataaatttaagatggatgtgggtcccacctctggaacccgcacctttctctagaatAGGGCCCCTTAAGCCCCGTTCTACCAAtctgtgctccggctgactcccggccacttcctgattacatggtcgggagttacggaaacagctcagcTATGCTttttcgtaactaccattcagttgtatgggacttatggaactaAGCTACGCGGTTTTCACCTTCGTGGTCCGAAATCAGCCAGAGCACAAAGTTAGAATGTGTTTAggtggccccattctagagatagatgtgggtcctacctctgggacccgcaactatctgacagttatgacatatcctgtatatatgtcaaaaatatccctcgtgggaaaacgcctttaaaaTAACTTTTGGCAGTCAGCCGTGATCGAAGGGATTCTCCATGTATAAGGCATAGAACTTTGTCGCTGCTTTGTCACCTGCAGATAGATACCAAACACTGCACATTTGCTATAATATCAGTGTTCAGGGGGTTAGGATAGATCTGCAGTATTGCCCACGTGGAGGTGTTATTGCAGCCAATGCATAAGTCATACCGCAGGGGATCTATGGCAATCCACACAGCTGGGGACCAGTGTGGCATCTGGCTGTAGCAGTACTAGATCTGTCCAGCAGGGGgcctagatagatatatatatatatatatatatatatatatatatatatatatatatatatatatatataaaatgtttacCACGTTAACTACATgatttatatataaaacaaaacaaagtaGCAATTTTTGAAACTTGCCCTCCATATTACTTGTTGGGCTTTTAAATATCTTCACTCCGAGCATGTGTGGACATAAAGCAAGGTTTACAAGAAAACTAACGCCCAATATTGTAACTTGTAGTTTCAGTAATAAGTGTCCTTTTATAATCATATGACATGTCAGTTACTGATTTCTTGTACATACCTCTCCATT
This genomic stretch from Rhinoderma darwinii isolate aRhiDar2 chromosome 4, aRhiDar2.hap1, whole genome shotgun sequence harbors:
- the LOC142760663 gene encoding UBX domain-containing protein 2A-like yields the protein MRGRSNERKRCDSFVNSLFEEAGDAGVINASPEDEAEVIIKMWKNGFTINDGQLRDYTDAANRQFMDSMRKGELPPELHKTFAKKELSVNVEDRKSEHYFIRKKHVDPFSGEGHRLGSATPKVITKANGLEDGGEQSLPSVELKAGEPLTNVKIWLADGKRIVQKCNTTHRISDIRNFVERIPCKSEKIPFTLATSFPLRDLLDETVTIQEARLQNAVLVQRLQKTTPLFRDV